One genomic segment of Hydrogenispora ethanolica includes these proteins:
- a CDS encoding carbohydrate ABC transporter permease — MIHWSKTIPRNDWKGYLLIAPAVLGMLVVALYPLLNGLSLGFLNYNLLNMGGAAFGKFIGLGNYQAIFQDEIFHKALWNTLVWTVSNLGLQLGIGILTALVLNKKLFFRPFFRLMILIPWVMPSVVAALTWRFLYDTKIGIVNLVLVRTGLIPEAQAWLGNIATALPAVILESVWKGMPFCMIMVLAALQGIPEELYEAARIDGAGKLQVFRSITLPMVRSTIAITSILTTIWTINNFNAVWLMTQGGPLNSTEILFTYAYRKAFMHYDFGLSSAISTIIFGIIAALTTVYVKMAKEEG; from the coding sequence TTGATTCATTGGTCAAAGACGATCCCCAGGAACGACTGGAAGGGCTATCTGCTCATCGCCCCGGCCGTGCTCGGAATGCTGGTGGTGGCCCTCTATCCGCTATTGAACGGCCTATCGCTGGGTTTTCTCAATTACAACCTGCTGAATATGGGCGGCGCCGCGTTTGGAAAATTCATCGGGCTGGGCAATTACCAAGCCATCTTCCAAGATGAAATCTTTCACAAGGCGCTCTGGAACACACTGGTCTGGACCGTCAGCAACCTGGGGTTGCAATTGGGGATCGGCATCCTCACCGCGCTGGTCCTGAATAAGAAGCTGTTTTTCCGGCCGTTCTTCCGCCTGATGATCCTCATTCCCTGGGTGATGCCCTCGGTGGTGGCCGCCTTGACCTGGCGCTTCCTGTATGACACCAAGATCGGCATCGTCAATCTGGTACTGGTCCGGACCGGGTTGATCCCCGAGGCCCAGGCCTGGTTGGGCAATATCGCCACGGCGCTGCCGGCGGTGATCCTGGAGAGCGTCTGGAAGGGGATGCCCTTCTGCATGATCATGGTCCTCGCCGCGCTGCAGGGCATTCCCGAGGAACTCTACGAGGCGGCGCGGATCGACGGCGCCGGCAAGCTGCAGGTCTTCCGGAGCATCACCCTGCCGATGGTCCGGAGCACCATCGCCATCACCAGCATCCTGACGACCATCTGGACCATCAACAATTTCAACGCGGTCTGGCTGATGACCCAGGGCGGCCCGCTGAATTCGACGGAGATCCTGTTCACCTACGCCTACCGCAAGGCGTTCATGCACTATGATTTCGGCCTGTCGTCGGCCATCTCGACGATCATTTTCGGAATCATCGCCGCGTTAACCACCGTCTATGTCAAAATGGCCAAGGAAGAGGGATGA